In the genome of Candoia aspera isolate rCanAsp1 chromosome 1, rCanAsp1.hap2, whole genome shotgun sequence, one region contains:
- the LINGO3 gene encoding LOW QUALITY PROTEIN: leucine-rich repeat and immunoglobulin-like domain-containing nogo receptor-interacting protein 3 (The sequence of the model RefSeq protein was modified relative to this genomic sequence to represent the inferred CDS: deleted 2 bases in 2 codons), whose translation MRHTMQGGFLLLASCCSLLSVAPISACPARCECVPQLRSVTCHRKRLTSVPEGIPTETKVLELTKNRIRCLNPGELSSFPMLEELDFSENIITNVEPGAFSNLFNLQVLRLRRNQLKLIPAGVFHKLTNLTLLDISENKIVVLLDYVFQDLRNLKHLEVGDNDLVYISRKAFSGLVSLQELTIEKCNLTDLSADSLSRLQNLEVLRLKHLSITLVEDQNFRKLYDLRLLEIDNWPSLEDISPHAFQGLNLTSLFITFTNITAVPTTALRSLVHLVYLNLSYNPISAVPKGAFRDLVRLRELHMVGALLASVEPQALYGLRQIRLLNFSNNFLSTLEESTFHSVNTLETLRVDQNPLVCDCRLLWILQRRKTLNFDGQPPTCFSPLEIQGNALRDFPDSVLFEYFTCQKPKIRNRNLQRVTAYEGQAVSFQCRAEGEPVPSISWVSPQHRMITSKSSGRATVSSSGTLEIYYARAQDSGTYICIASNAAGNDTYFATLTVKGHSVDSVLDANRTLILSEFNGTSHNDTQVSIKFTLDLKTILVSTAMGCITFLGVVLFCFLLLFVWSRGRGQHKNNFSGEYSFRKVDGPTAASGQGGARKFNMKMI comes from the exons ATGCGCCACACAATGCAAGGTGGCTTTCTCCTCCTGGCCTCCTGCTGCTCCCTCCTGAGTGTTGCCCCCATTTCAGCCTGCCCGGCTCGCTGTGAGTGCGTCCCTCAGCTCAGGTCTGTCACCTGCCATCGGAAACGCCTCACTTCCGTCCCGGAGGGCATTCCAACGGAGACCAAGGTCCTGGAGCTCACCAAGAACCGCATCCGCTGCTTGAACCCGGGGGAGCTGTCCTCGTTCCCCATGCTGGAAGAGCTGGACTTCAGCGAGAACATTATCACCAACGTGGAGCCGGGGGCCTTCAGCAACCTCTTCAACCTCCAGGTCCTGCGGTTACGGCGCAACCAGCTCAAGCTGATCCCAGCAGGCGTCTTCCACAAACTGACCAATCTTACCCTTCTAGATATTAGTGAGAACAAAATCGTCGTCCTTCTGGACTACGTGTTTCAAGACCTGAGAAACCTGAAGCACCTGGAAGTAGGGGACAACGACCTGGTTTATATCTCCCGAAAGGCCTTCTCTGGCTTGGTCAGCCTCCAGGAGCTGACCATTGAGAAATGCAACCTGACCGACCTCTCTGCAGATTCCCTCTCTCGCTTGCAAAACTTGGAGGTCCTCCGGCTGAAACACCTCAGCATCACCCTGGTCGAAGATCAGAACTTCAGGAAGCTTTATGATCTGCGGCTTCTGGAAATTGACAACTGGCCATCGCTGGAGGATATTTCACCCCACGCCTTCCAGGGGCTCAACCTCACCTCCCTGTTCATCACGTTCACCAACATCACAGCAGTGCCAACGACAGCCCTGAGGAGCCTGGTGCACCTCGTGTACCTGAACCTGTCTTACAACCCCATCAGCGCCGTGCCGAAGGGCGCCTTCAGGGACCTCGTCAGGCTCAGGGAGCTCCACATGGTGGGTGCCCTGCTGGCTTCAGTGGAGCCCCAAGCGCTGTATGGATTGAGGCAAATCCGTCTCCTGAACTTCTCCAACAATTTCCTGTCCACTTTGGAAGAAAGCACCTTTCACTCTGTCAACACCCTGGAAACCCTCCGGGTAGACCAGAACCCTCTAGTCTGTGATTGCCGCCTGCTCTGGATCCTGCAGCGCCGAAAGACATTGAACTTTGATGGGCAGCCACCCACATGCTTCTCGCCGCTCGAAATTCAGGGCAATGCCCTGCGCGACTTTCCAGACTCCGTCCTCTTTGAGTATTTCACCTGCCAGAAGCCCAAAATCAGGAACCGCAACCTCCAGCGCGTGACGGCTTACGAGGGGCAGGCGGTGTCCTTCCAGTGTCGG GCGGAGGGGGAGCCGGTGCCCTCCATCAGCTGGGTGTCTCCTCAGCATAGGATGATCACCTCCAAAAGCTCGGGTCGGGCCACCGTCTCATCCAGTGGAACGCTGGAGATCTACTACGCCCGGGCCCAGGACAGCGGGACCTACATTTGCATCGCTAGCAATGCTGCTGGCAACGACACCTACTTTGCCACGCTGACTGTCAAAGGGCACTCTGTTGATAGCGTCCTTGACGCAAACCGGACCTTGATTCTCAGCGAGTTCAATGGCACTTCCCACAACGACACCCAGGTCTCCATAAAGTTCACGTTAGACCTCAAGACCATCCTGGTGTCCACGGCCATGGGATGCATCACCTTCCTGGGCGTGGTCCtcttctgcttcctcctcctctttgtttGGAGTCGGGGCCGTGGGCAGCACAAGAATAAC TTCTCTGGGGAATACTCCTTCCGCAAGGTGGATGGCCCAACAGCAGCCTCCGGGCAGGGCGGAGCCAGGAAGTTCAACATGAAGATGATTTGA